The window TTTTAGAGTAAACAAGTAGAAGATTATATTGACCAATCTCTCTCCTACTATCTATCCATCTGTCtatctatttaattatttttgatcCTTCAAAGTAAACACAAATAgaccaaagaaaaataaaaaccctACTCTACACAATCATGTAAACGTTGGCTCAACAATAAAGTTACTATCGTATGACGTAGAGGTAACAAATTCTAGTCTAAAAAATAACCTTTTGTAAAATAGAATAAGACTGTGAACAATAGACCTTTCCTTGGGACTTGCATCGATGAGCGTTTCCCTTATATATATAGTGACATCTTAAGTGGATCATCTAACGCgatcaaaactaaattttttaTTCCTCTCTCTCATATGCATGTAATTTTCTTCTCTCTAATGCATGCATGCAAGTCTCTCTCCTACATGCACGCTGGTCTTTAAAAATCAGCACCAAGGTGGAACTGGTCTTTAAAGATCATCACTAAGGTAGAGCTAATATTTAAGGACCAATTCCAACGTGTTGATCTTTAAAAACCAACACTAACATGTTGGTGCTGACTTTTAAAGACTAAAACAAACAGTGGTGCTGATTTGGGCATCAACACATTGGTGTTAGTTTTCACAAACCAACACCAACGTGGTACTAATTTATGCACCAGCATGTTGGTGTTAGATTGTGTCAATCAACACCACATTTGGTGCTGGTTTGTGCAAACTAGCACCAACATCGGTGCTTATTTGCACACCAGCACGTTGGTGGTGGTTTGCACAAACCAGCATCAACATGctggtgctggtctttaaagattAACACGTTGGAGCTGAAATTTAAAGATCAGCTCTACCTTAGTGCTAGTATTTAAAGACAAGTACCAACGTGCATGTATGAGAGAAGAGaattgcatgcagatgagagagaggAATAAAAAGTTTAGTTTTAGCTACGTCAGATGATACACGTGAGATATCGCCCATGATTATATAGGATAAGCCAcccagtatatatatatatatatatatatgactgaGATGATGTGGTGCCCGACTCATTTTTGGATTGCATTTATGTGACTGAGATGACTGGGGGCACTCGGAATCACTAGGCGCATCCTGATTCGTTCAAGGCGCCCGAGTGATTCTAGACGCCTCGAGTCGTCTCAATCGTAGAAATGCAATGCGGAAATAAGTCAGACCCCATATCATTTCTATATATACCGATGAGATGTTGCTGATATTAATTAAGTCATCTTGAGCTAGACTAAATCATCTAGAGAGCTTGCAAAGGGTAAAAGAGCGAAGGAGGGGGTTAAAATAGAGATTCGGCTGCCTCGGCCTTCCActttgatgctcaagtcagatCCCTAGCGatggaaataaagaaaataaatagtaTAGTAAAATATTGTGTATCTATGTATACATGCGCCTGAAAgagtgaagaagaaaagggggCTTGAAGGTTTCATCGCCGAAAGAGAATGGAGATGAGAGAGAGCCAGGGGGAAAAAATCCCTAGGAAAAGGGGGTATTATGGTCAAACACACGactccgactgactagaccatgaGGATGTGGTCACGACTCCCTCTCTCTTCCATCTGGACTCCCCTTATACCTCATCTTACAAGTTTCcctcctcaagtctagttgaaggagacacgactccgactgactagaccatgaGGATGTGGTGGGATGGGCGCAAGAAATGTCAATCCTATTGTAAGGTCGTGTGTCATTCACCTGAGAGTTGGAGGAAGCGAAGCCCTAGGAATCTGAGGGAGCGGAGCCCTGAGCATCTTAGAGAGTGTCAGATGGAGAAAAGTCCTGAGCGTTGTAGGGAGCAAAGTCGGGGAATCAGGGAGAGCGAAGTCCTAAGAGGGAGCAAAGCCCTAAGAATCGGAGGGAGTAGAGCCCGAAGAGTCTGAGGGAGTGGAACCCTTAGTGTCGGAGGGGGCAGAGTCCGAAGTGTCATAGGAAGTGGAGCTTGGAGTGTCAAAGGAAGAGCCCTGACCGTCGAAGGGAGCCGTGGTAATGTCGAGCGAGCGGCTATAGTAGTGCCAAACGAGTGGTTGTAGTGATGCCGAGCGAACAACCATTATAGTGTCGAGCAAGTGGCTATAGTGGTGCTGGATGAGCAGCTGTAGTGGTGTTGAGCGAGCGGCTGTAGTAGTGTCGAGCGAGTGTCCATAGTCTTTTTGCTTGTCGTAAGGTATTTATGGTCTCGTTGCCTGTCGTAAGGCACTCTTGGTCTCGTTGCCTGTCATTAGTCACTCCTAGTCTCTATACTGAGGTAGCAGCTATGCCGAGTGAGCCACCATAATCTCATTGCTTGTTATAAGGCACTCTTAGTCTTGTTACTTGTTGTAAGATACTACTAGTCTTGTTGTCTATCGTAAGGCACTCGTAGTCTCTGTGTCAAGCTAGAGGATGTGCCGAGCGAGCGACCATAATCTCGTTGCTTGTCGTAAGACACTCCTAATCTCGTTGCCTATCATAAGACACTCCTAGTCTCGGTCGCTATCGTAAGGCACTCCTGATTTCATTGCATGTTGTAAGGCACTCCTAATCTCTGTGCCAAGCTAGTGGTTGTGCCAAGCGAGAGTTGCAAAAAAGAGTGACAATTCATATAGAAAGATAAAACTATATGGATTCGAACTTGATGCACAGTTTTGAAGTGACCATAATCTCGTTGCTTGTCGTAAGACACTCCTAATCTCGTTCCCTGTCATAAGACACTCCTAGTCTCGGTCTCTATTGTAAGGCACTCTTGATTTCATTGCATGTTATAAGGCACTCCTAATCTCTGTGCCAAGCGAGAGTTGCAAAAAAGAGTGACAATTCATATAGAAAGATAAAACTATATGGATTCGAACTTGATGCATAGTTTTGAAGTGACTCCACCGCTGGTCCGAAGATAATAGCTCGATCTCTTGACTCTGAAGCATCCACGAAGTTAGGGAGAGAATAATAAATTCAATCCTGTGACTCTTAAGAATCCGTGGAGTAGGGGAAAAAATTCGCTGAGAGAATGAATAATTCAATCTCCCAACTCTCAAATACCTGTAGAATCGGGAAGAGACTAGAATACAGATTCTCGTTGGAGATAATATCTCAATACCTTAAATCCTGAATGTTCGTAGAGTCGGGAAGAGAATAATAGACTTGATCTCATGACTCCCAATTATCCACGGACTCGAGGAGAGAGTATAATAGAAAACTAAGCTCTTATACCGACAATGACCTAGAGAATAAGGATCTTGCGAAGATGAAGACCTATGACAAATCCTCCAGGGCTGATGATAGAGAGTTTTTCGACATTATCCATTTTCACATTTTAGATCAGGCATATGTTTCTATAGACGATGCTAAATTTGATACTATCTGAAATAGGCGAAGGCTGGACTATGAGTGAGGTGTTGTCAATGTTGACCAAGTCACCGTGAGCTGGACCGAATAGTCTGGAGAGCCTACAAACAGTAAAAGAGTTGGAGAGCCTACAAACAGTAAAAGAGCTAGcaaaagagggggggggggggggggggtagaaTGGAGATCGAGTTTTCTCGACCTTTCACTCATATACTCAAGTTAGATCCTCGACGATGGAAATAAAGAAGaagaatagtatagtaaaataaTGTGTGTATTTATGCACGCGCTTGAAGAGGCAAAGAAGAAAAGGGGGCCTCGAGAGTTTAGCTACAGAGAGAGAATGGAGAGGAGAGAGAGCTAAGTGAAAAAAATCCTAGGAAAAAAGGAATGCTACAAGCAAACACACACCTCTCACCTCCACATGGACTCCCCTTATATCCAACATCATATAACTTCGTCTGGGACAATGTACAtagtttattttaatatttttttaaatttccagtTATGCTATTAATActttactttcaaaatttaagaattgaattatagtgtatatatatatatatataaattaaccgaattttTTTTTAAGGCGTGGACAGATTATGCGGCATAAGGTATGTATATATAAAAGCCCAGACAACAGGTTCCATCAAATAAGTATTCacactctcctctcctcttctctcgcCTGTCTTCATATCCTCAAACAGGCCACCAACAAAAAAAAATGGACCCAGATGGAAGTGGACATGGCGACAGCAATCTCCCACCAGGTTTCCACTTCTTTCCCTCAGACGAAGAGCTCGTCGTCCACTTCCTCCGCCGCAAggccacttctcctctcctccctAACACCATCCCTACTCTTCATCTCCGACAGTGCGATCCATGGAACCTCATAGCAGGTTAATTCGCATCTACCTAATTAACATATACAAGCACTTGTAATATAATGCATCTTAATCGCATTCTAATTAGTACTGATCAGGTCCAGCTCTCGAAGGAGGCCACAAGTTTTGGTACTTCTTCGCCGCTCGGCCGGATCATGGCAGCACGACTAGGGCTACTGCTAGCGGTTACTGGGAAACCGTCGCCAGCGTGGATGAGATCATAAGCACTGCCGGTGACGACGTCGGTGTCAAGAAGACACTTAAGTACTACCTCGGACAACTCTCCGGCGGCGGCGAAGGCGGCGTCAGAACTAATTGGGTGATGCACGAGTACCATTTGCTGGACTCGGTTCTCTCCGATCGCCATCGCCATGGAGCTTGCTCGAGGAAGAGAAGGCAGTCGGtaagcattaattaattcatttAGCCCCATGAAATATATCTATTTTTACAATACTCtctaaagttttaaaaatcattcaaATGTACTCCCTTAGAGTTTTTATACTACTTGTATCAATGCtcttttttaagaaaattattatttcaaaaaaattcttaattttagGAGTTGAACCAATGGGTTTTATGTCGTGTTCATGAATCATCGACAAGCGGTGGGTCGCATGGCGAAGACTCGAAAGAGCTATCGTGCCTCGACGAGGTGTTTCTGGCACTAGATGATGATCTCGACGAAGTGAGCTTTGGAATATAATTAATGGTGGATTAATTCTAACCTATAAGCTAAGATAAGCAAATTTGTATATTATCAGGGAGATGTATTACCGTGACTGTAATCTTAGTTTGTATTAtataacaaatatatataataatgtaACTCATTTGGCTCTTAACTATATATTTGTTTatgaaacaatttttttttagtaCTCCTGACGAGCAAGTTATTTTTACGTATATAGCCTAACGAAAGTTAGTGCTTTTAGGAACATGACATTACTAATTAGTTTGTTAATCATGATTTGTCGATATGGACTAAATATATATAAATCGTTGATGGGTCGAACAGATTCATGTGTAGCTACAAACCTTTGTGCTTCCAACAACCATCATCTTTACACTAAATTAGGTGCTAAAAATGATTTGGTGGCTACAAGATCGAGCAAGTTAACTCATGAAAATGGTGCGCTATGACTAGTTCGTGAATTCGATTGGCATAGTTAGACTTGTACCTTGGTGTACAAATTCACTATTTAAGGGAACATGCACAAGCCCTACCAACCTCTAATTTTAGTGAAGGGCCAATGTTTCTATTGAATTGCATTGAAGGAGCCAATAGTTTGGGGCTACTAATTAAGTTTGTAGCTAGGATTCAAAGCTACACTCGGTGATTTACTTCATTAAAACCATGCATGTGTTCGTCTCAATGGCGGAGCCAGGCTTAGGTTTACCTGGGCTGTAATTTTTAATTCCAAAGTAGAAAAAGAGGGTCTTTAGCCCAGAGATCCCTTTGGAGGACATTTGTAGCCCAAGCGGGCTACAAATTCTAGCTCCGCCATTGGTTTGTCTGCACTTGAATAGATTTAGGAAGGCCTTCTTATTGATTGTAAATTGATTATATTTGTGAATACGCTACGACATAGCTAGAGTTACTaaagaataaaaacaaaaattagaTCATGATCGCACTGGCTTTGATAGTCAAGGGGGATTGCATCGAGTGATAGAGTTTTCTCACATGTTATTAAACAAATTAGGTAGTACTAAATTACAAGAGGTCCATAAATTGAGTGTTTGTCCATAGTAAAGCATGGAAACCAATAATTTCAAACGATGTCTAGGATGTTAGGGATGATCTTTCCTCGATTTACAGTCCCTAGCTCAGTTAAAGACATAAACGATGTGTCGAAAGCAAAGGAGCTAGCCCAAGGTGAATCGATAATAAGTTGTCGAGGGGTACATTGCATGAGAAGACGAAGGACAATACAGAG is drawn from Zingiber officinale cultivar Zhangliang chromosome 1B, Zo_v1.1, whole genome shotgun sequence and contains these coding sequences:
- the LOC121972145 gene encoding NAC domain-containing protein 104-like isoform X1, producing MDPDGSGHGDSNLPPGFHFFPSDEELVVHFLRRKATSPLLPNTIPTLHLRQCDPWNLIAGPALEGGHKFWYFFAARPDHGSTTRATASGYWETVASVDEIISTAGDDVGVKKTLKYYLGQLSGGGEGGVRTNWVMHEYHLLDSVLSDRHRHGACSRKRRQSELNQWVLCRVHESSTSGGSHGEDSKELSCLDEVFLALDDDLDEVSFGI
- the LOC121972145 gene encoding NAC domain-containing protein 104-like isoform X3 gives rise to the protein MDPDGSGHGDSNLPPGFHFFPSDEELVVHFLRRKATSPLLPNTIPTLHLRQCDPWNLIAGPALEGGHKFWYFFAARPDHGSTTRATASGYWETVASVDEIISTAGDDVGVKKTLKYYLGQLSGGGEGGVRTNWVMHEYHLLDSVLSDRHRHGACSRKRRQSRWVAWRRLERAIVPRRGVSGTR
- the LOC121972145 gene encoding NAC domain-containing protein 104-like isoform X2 — protein: MDPDGSGHGDSNLPPGFHFFPSDEELVVHFLRRKATSPLLPNTIPTLHLRQCDPWNLIAALEGGHKFWYFFAARPDHGSTTRATASGYWETVASVDEIISTAGDDVGVKKTLKYYLGQLSGGGEGGVRTNWVMHEYHLLDSVLSDRHRHGACSRKRRQSELNQWVLCRVHESSTSGGSHGEDSKELSCLDEVFLALDDDLDEVSFGI